A segment of the [Limnothrix rosea] IAM M-220 genome:
ACTGTAAGTAAATCGCTAACCATGGGTTTAGGCTCCAAGGGAAAGAAATTGTTGCTTGTCTCTATGCCTTTAGTATCAAGGGATATGAGGAAAAACTCTGTGATATAAACTTCGTACTTTGCGTGAACATCATCAGGCGATCGCCTGCCCATCGTTACGGGAAAATCATGGCTCAACACCCAAAAATATGTGACAAATATCACAAAAAAACCTCCGCAACGCGTGGTGATAGTCGCTAGAGGCTTTAAACAATTTCTTTCCTATGACACTAATATAACGTGAGTTTTGCTTAAGCATGCTCGGAAGTACGACGCGGTGAATGGGAGAGCGAGAGAGCGAGAGATGTTTCTATGCAAACAATCCTACTAGCTTTCAAAAAATGCAAATTTTCGTTGCTTCCCCGTGTCTCTCCCTCTCCGTGTCTCCTTTTNNNNNNNNNNGGAAGTACGACGCGGTGAATGGAAGAGCGAGAGATCGGGAGATGTTTTTATGCAAACAATCCTCGCTTTCAAAAAATGCAAATTTTCGTTGCTTCCCCCTGTCTCTCCCTCTCCGTGTCTCCTTTTCTCTAAAGAATTTTGGCTACATTCTTATCCATAACTGACGTTAATTATTGAATTATGGCACATTTATTTCTATGGGCTTGATAGTTCTTCGCTTGACTTGAATGCCTTAGAGGACGCGCGTTTCTAAGTATTGCCCGACCATTACTTCCTGTCCGGCTTTAGAGATGATAGTTTGGCGAGTGCGATGGCCTTGGCCAATAAATTTAATTTCTTCCTCGAATGCTGCTCCGTCGTAGGCTGTTGCTAAATGTAATACTTCTGGGCTGGGGATCGCAAAGGTGGCAACGATTGGTCTGGGTGTGGAAAAACCGCGATCGCGATACATTTTATTGTCTTGAATGCCGAAGAGGGTTTCTCCTTGTAATGGTTTACGCTGGACGTTGGTGTAGGTACTTTCCCAGACAATTTTTGCGCCGCAACTAAAGGGGATTGGTTGTGTTAGTCCGTGCTTTTTAGCTAGCTCTAGTAGTTCGGGGCGATCGCCTTCTAGAAAGAACACTTCCAGCTGAGAATCCGCTTCTAATACAGGATCATTTGTAGAATTGAGGGTGTAGTAGCGCCGCTGCGAATGCCATTTACCGACTGATCGCTGTAAAAATTCTGTGACGATTGTTGGGGAAACCGAGCAAAGCTTCATTCTGCAAACACTCTTTAGCTTAATTATTTCTGGAGTTTGTCAATAGACTCTATTGCTATTGTTACATTTATTTATGTTGTGCCACAAGTCCCTAGGCACATTCGTTGTTGGGACTTTGGTTGATAGCATGGGCTAGAAAGTCGGGGCGATCGCCTTTCGTGCAAAGAAGACAAGGGATCGCCTATTACAGATGTGCAGCACAATCAGCCCTTAGCGAATGTATTCCCACTTTTGCTGAATCAACGCCAGAAATGTCGCATAGCCCTCAGAGCTAGAAGGTAAATCAGGCTTATGGTACTTGGGAAATTCCGTGTAGGGCTTCCAAGGTTCAAAGGAACTAAGACGCAAATGCAATACACCTACTGATGTTCCGCCGTTGGGACTCCAAGTCATTTGTCCAACCTGTTTCACTCTAACTCCTTGCACTGAGCATTTTTTAGTAATTAATACTCAATTATGGAGATCTATTTAAAAGTCGCGGTAAGAATTGTTACAAAGAGTTTGGCAAAAGAGGCAAAATATGCTTTCTGGTGCAATGGAACTAGATTAATTATCCAATTTAACCTAGTGAGAGAGATCGCCAACGTTATACAGGCTCATGATTTCTATGGAGAACGATAAAAAAAGAAGAAAAGTCTAAAGTTCTTGTGTTACTGATATTTTGCCGCGGGTCACAGAGCGAATAATCCGGTTAATGGCTCTTCTTTCATCTTCGGATAGGTTGTCGTCTAAAGATGCCGCCAATAAACCGTAGCGATCGCCCAATTTTAATTTACCTGAATCAGAAACTGAGGCAAGCATCTCAGATACGGCTCCGGGTAAAAGTCGAACTTTGGGAAGGGACATCATTATTTTGGCTAAGATTTCTCTATTTATATAATCCAAAAAAATCTGTCCCTATTGGGTGATTTCAAAGTTCATTTTTTGTGATTTAAATCACATTTTTGGCGAAAGTTCTAAATCCTGTAAGGCCAAACGAATTTGCTCGAGGCGACGTTTGTTAACACCAAGGTCTGATTCGCCAAGGCGAGACGCAGAGCGAATATGAATAATATCTTCATCCTCAGGGAAATAGAATTCTACGTCATCGACAAATCCAAGGAGACGGCTACTAGACTCAGCGCGCAAGTAGGTATCTGTGGCCTCAATAATCTTTGTGCGAGGCACAACGCTTAAAACATCTTCTAGGGCCTGCCGAACGGTGGCGCGATCGCCGACATAGGAGATGGGGGCAATGGCATGGGTCGCGTCGGTATCTTCACTCACAACACAGTTTGGTGTCGCGGGGCAGGGGGTGAGGTGGTTGCCTCTAACGCCGAGATTATCCGGAGAAGAGCCGGGAAATAGAGCAGCAGCGGAACTAATCCCTGGGTTTAGACACCAGAGCAAACCAACAAGCACAACGGCACAAATACGAAACAACATAGGTTAATTAATCGCAAAAAAATAAATAATGCTCTCTATGCTAAACAAAATTAGCGGCTAATATCAGTGCTAATTTCAATGGGACGGCGGGATTGGTTTTGCTGTAGGGTGTTGTGATTTTCGAGCAGGTAGGCGATCGCCCGTTTAAAATGCTGGGGTTCATCGGTAGAAAAGAGCTTTTCATCGAGGTCAATATTACGGAGGCGATCGTTCACCCCTTGGCGATAGGCCGTATTGTCCACAAGCTTTAGAGCAAGTTTGACATAGTCATTGGCATTGGTTGTGACGAGCTCGGCCATGCCGATTTGTCTTAACAGCTGAGAACCGATACGATTCGCCCATTTTTTACCTTCGTAGCCCACAATGGGTTTGCGTAAATAGATATTGTCGAGCATGACATTAGACCCACCAAATGGATAGGAATCCAACGTAAAATCTCCTTCTTCTAGTAATGCCATGTAGTCGTTATCGGGTTGTCCAAGAATAATTTCAAAGGCATCGCTCGGCAAAATGGCAGACAGATCGCCGATGAGAGGGATTAAGCCATTTTTACGGAGGGAGTGGCTAGTAAAGAAGCGGAAAAATACTTTTTTAGTCGCTTTTTTTTGGATATAGCCTAATAATTTAATCAGTGGCTCATTCATTTTTTGGCCAAGCCATGGACAGTTGATAACGACTTCAGATCGAGCTTTTTTGGGATGGTGCAGTTCATAGTGAGGGCATTGGTAAACAGCGCCATTACCGGGGAGCAAAATAAGTTTTTCGTCGTAATGTTTCGCTGCGAGGGAGCGGATTTCCACAGCTCCGCCAGACATCATATAGTCAATTTCAGAGCCATAGGTGCTAACGGGGTGACCTGTACTAACAATTTGGATAGGTGCAATGCGTAAATTTGAAAGTAAGATACTTTCTGGACTCATGCCAATATCTAAAAAATAGGCGATCGCAAAATCATTTTGGCGGATAGGTTCAATCTCCAAAGCCCCATCTACAATTTCTAAGGGAATAACTTCTTTAAATAAGGCTTGATCCACATCGGCTAACTTTGAGCCGAGGTAAATGAGTGTTAGTTCATAATCTGGAACCAAAGCTTTTAAATAGGCGTAAAGGGTTCGATATACAGAATGGTTTTGGTGGCAAAAAGCGGTGATGACGGCAATTTTCCGTGGATTGGGATTAGAGTTTTGAATCTTTGCTGTTTGGCAAAAAGTATTGGCTCGAATTGCTTGGTTTAGACGTTGTTTAATGGGGCGATCGCCCTCATGGTTAATGTAGGTGGAGCCATAATAGACATCCGCAATATTGGCAAACTCCACTAATCTTTCGTCATCGGCATAGGCAATGTGGTTACGGAGATTTTTGCGGGCGATGGGGTTGACTTGAGCGGAGAGATACAGCTCGATGTAATAGGAATACCAGTGGCTAGCAAGGGTCGCATTGGTATCAAATAACAAAGGATAATCGATGGTCGTTGTGCAGCGAGGGTTTAATAAGGTGAGAATTTTAATAAAATTTTGCGGCTGCTTCTGCAACATTTGCAGATAATAATCCGTTGTTTTTTGGTGGGAAATGGCTGTTAAATTGGCAATAACTGGGTTGAGTTGGATAAATCGTAGGGCATGGCGATCGCCGACAATGTAGTCCGGCTGGGAAAATAAATACAGAAAATTTTTAATAAAAACATCAACAAAATATTCCAGCTCCGGCGTAGCCTCCGTATAAAGCACCGTTTCAAAATGGGTCAGTACTTCAATAAAGGCTTCTGATAACTGGTCATACTGGCCGTTGAGATAAAGCTGAAGATAGGTTTTGGGATTAAAAGTCGGCTGGGAATCTTGCACAATAAAATGTCTTGGCTCACGTGGGGCGATCGCTCACCAATTCAACGTTTTTTGTATTCTTTTTTTTGCATTATAAAGGACACAAAAGCTGGCAGTACCTCAACTTTCGTCTTGGAGTTGGGCGGCAATTTCGACGACGGGAAATCCCTTCGGATAGATGCGTTCAGCCCGTATTTTCTGGATTTCTTCAGGGGACAATTCTAAACCGTATTGCTTGGCGATCGCCTGGGTGATTTGGGCACGATCAATAATGCCAGCGACAGCGCCAGCGGGAGAAAGCACCGTAATAAAATTATCTTCTAGGGCCTCTAAACGACAAATAACCTGCGCTAAATTTGTGTCCTCGGTCACAGATTCAAGCTGTTCAAGGGCGATCGCAATGTCGTTCAGCTCTAAACTATCCCATTGACTCCGCTCAATATTTTGCAAACTATTTGACCGAATTAACCCGCGGTAACGTCCTTCTGAACTCGCAAAAATTGCTTTTTTAGGAGCCATGGTTAACTGAGGCAGCACATATTTTTCGGTAAATTCCACGAGAGACAGATGGGCATTAACGACTCGAAAATCCCGGGTCATCACTTCGTGAGCCGTTAGGGACAAAAGAATACTCTGTAGATCAGAAAAACGCTCGTAGGAACTAGCATTGCGGAAAATAAACCAGCCAAGGAGTGCCACCCATAGCCCCATAAAATCGCCGGCCAGTAGGACAACGAATAGTCCTAAGGCAACAGCGAGGCTACCGAGTAATTTGCCACTTGTTGCCGCATAACGGACTCCCTTGAGGCGATCGCCCGTTGCTTTCCAAATAATCGCCTTTAACATTTGACCGCCATCTAACGGCAGTCCCGGGACTAAATTAAATAGGGCCAGAATTAAATTAATGCGTGAAATATCCCGTGCAAAAAAATTAATTAGACTAGGTTCTGGCGAATAAACTCGAATGCCATAGCACAGCCCAAAAATCGCAAGACTGACTAAGGGGCCGGCGATCGCCACCGCAAAAGCTTCAAAAGGCGTTTTCGACTCCCGTTCAATCGATGCCAACCCACCAAACAAAAATAGCGTAATCGACTTCACCTGAATGCCCTGAGCCTGAGCCGTCAAGCTATGACCAAGCTCATGGAGTAGTACCGACAGAAATAACAACAATGCCATCGTTAATCCCATCAGCCACGCTAGCCACGTTGAGCCGGCGATCGCCTTTACTGCCACATCATTCGCATCAACACTTGTGACGAGAAAGAGGATCAAAAACCATGAGCGATCAACGAATAGCGGGATGCCAAATAAAGCCCCTACCTGCCAATTCTTCTGCATAACTTACAAAATGATAAGGACGAGAAATAACTCGAAGCCATCGTTATCATAACAACTCCCGAATTTCTTGACGCAAAAAGCTTGCCATTCTGAAAAAATGCGTCTAGAATGTAAAACTGTTGAGAAATCGGGGCGTAGCGCAGCTTGGTAGCGCACCACTTTGGGGTAGTGGGGGTCGTGGGTTCAAATCCCGCCGCTCCGACTCTAATAAAACAGTCGAAAATATCACCCTTCAAGCGAAACTTCCAAAATATCTTTTGGGAGTTTTTTTGATGCTTTCACATTACGTTTTTTTGCT
Coding sequences within it:
- a CDS encoding phycobiliprotein lyase, with the translated sequence MKLCSVSPTIVTEFLQRSVGKWHSQRRYYTLNSTNDPVLEADSQLEVFFLEGDRPELLELAKKHGLTQPIPFSCGAKIVWESTYTNVQRKPLQGETLFGIQDNKMYRDRGFSTPRPIVATFAIPSPEVLHLATAYDGAAFEEEIKFIGQGHRTRQTIISKAGQEVMVGQYLETRVL
- a CDS encoding DUF1499 domain-containing protein — protein: MLFRICAVVLVGLLWCLNPGISSAAALFPGSSPDNLGVRGNHLTPCPATPNCVVSEDTDATHAIAPISYVGDRATVRQALEDVLSVVPRTKIIEATDTYLRAESSSRLLGFVDDVEFYFPEDEDIIHIRSASRLGESDLGVNKRRLEQIRLALQDLELSPKM
- a CDS encoding site-2 protease family protein — translated: MQKNWQVGALFGIPLFVDRSWFLILFLVTSVDANDVAVKAIAGSTWLAWLMGLTMALLLFLSVLLHELGHSLTAQAQGIQVKSITLFLFGGLASIERESKTPFEAFAVAIAGPLVSLAIFGLCYGIRVYSPEPSLINFFARDISRINLILALFNLVPGLPLDGGQMLKAIIWKATGDRLKGVRYAATSGKLLGSLAVALGLFVVLLAGDFMGLWVALLGWFIFRNASSYERFSDLQSILLSLTAHEVMTRDFRVVNAHLSLVEFTEKYVLPQLTMAPKKAIFASSEGRYRGLIRSNSLQNIERSQWDSLELNDIAIALEQLESVTEDTNLAQVICRLEALEDNFITVLSPAGAVAGIIDRAQITQAIAKQYGLELSPEEIQKIRAERIYPKGFPVVEIAAQLQDES